In the genome of Anas platyrhynchos isolate ZD024472 breed Pekin duck chromosome 21, IASCAAS_PekinDuck_T2T, whole genome shotgun sequence, one region contains:
- the TP53INP2 gene encoding tumor protein p53-inducible nuclear protein 2 isoform X1, whose translation MFQRLTSLFFSDSSLPEGLEEPKPFVSEEEEEDGWLVIDLGGGAARPGAQRRAGACGCSVRPCLVPPPAPAHARSPVPTLPGPCLMDESWFVTPPPCFTAEEPGPDGVGSSPMEDLLIEHPSMSVYVTSTLELDAEEPQDSAAGYSPPSSPPPLPGAAASLQREELCLLPTAPGKALTHREVPEPRLERHTPHHTTSLSVKAAILEKVSQARRVQRAKQLAEKPWLSQKALQRQDRARQRPARRARQRAGSFLHQPCQRHCNY comes from the exons ATGTTCCAGCGTCTCACCAGTCTCTTCTTCAGTGACAGCAGCCTGCCTGAGGGCCTGGAGGAGCCCAAGCCCTTTGtctcggaggaggaggaggaggatggatgGCTTGTAATCGATCTTGGAG GCGGTGCCGCCCGCCCCGGTGCACAGCGGCGGGCCGGGGCCTGCGGGTGCTCGGTGAGGCCCTGCCTGGTGCCGCCACCCGCCCCGGCCCACGCCCgcagccccgtgcccacccTGCCCGGCCCCTGCTTGATGGACGAGAGTTGGTTTGTCACCCCTCCCCCATGTTTTACTGCAGAGGAGCCCGGCCCCGACGGTGTGGGCAGCAGCCCCATGGAGGACCTGCTCATCGAGCACCCCAGCATGTCTGTCTATGTCACCAGCACGCTCGAGCTGGACGCGGAGGAGCCGCAGGACTCCGCTGCTGG CTACTCCCCTCCTTCTTCCCCCCCGCCccttcctggggctgcagcctctCTGCAGCGTGAGGAGCTCTGCCTTCTTCCCACAGCACCCGGCAAAGCCCTGACCCACCG GGAGGTGCCAGAGCCCCGGCTGGAGCGGCACACACCGCACCACACCACGTCCCTGTCGGTGAAGGCTGCCATCCTGGAGAAGGTCAGCCAGGCACGGCGGGTGCAGCGGGCcaagcagctggcagaaaagCCATGGCTCAGCCAGAAGGCGCTGCAGCGGCAGGACCGGGCCCGACAGCGCCCGGCCCGCCGGGCCCGACAGCGTGCGGGGAGCTTCCTCCACCAGCCCTGCCAGCGCCACTGCAACTACTGA
- the TP53INP2 gene encoding tumor protein p53-inducible nuclear protein 2 isoform X3, whose translation MFQRLTSLFFSDSSLPEGLEEPKPFVSEEEEEDGWLVIDLGEEPGPDGVGSSPMEDLLIEHPSMSVYVTSTLELDAEEPQDSAAGYSPPSSPPPLPGAAASLQREELCLLPTAPGKALTHREVPEPRLERHTPHHTTSLSVKAAILEKVSQARRVQRAKQLAEKPWLSQKALQRQDRARQRPARRARQRAGSFLHQPCQRHCNY comes from the exons ATGTTCCAGCGTCTCACCAGTCTCTTCTTCAGTGACAGCAGCCTGCCTGAGGGCCTGGAGGAGCCCAAGCCCTTTGtctcggaggaggaggaggaggatggatgGCTTGTAATCGATCTTGGAG AGGAGCCCGGCCCCGACGGTGTGGGCAGCAGCCCCATGGAGGACCTGCTCATCGAGCACCCCAGCATGTCTGTCTATGTCACCAGCACGCTCGAGCTGGACGCGGAGGAGCCGCAGGACTCCGCTGCTGG CTACTCCCCTCCTTCTTCCCCCCCGCCccttcctggggctgcagcctctCTGCAGCGTGAGGAGCTCTGCCTTCTTCCCACAGCACCCGGCAAAGCCCTGACCCACCG GGAGGTGCCAGAGCCCCGGCTGGAGCGGCACACACCGCACCACACCACGTCCCTGTCGGTGAAGGCTGCCATCCTGGAGAAGGTCAGCCAGGCACGGCGGGTGCAGCGGGCcaagcagctggcagaaaagCCATGGCTCAGCCAGAAGGCGCTGCAGCGGCAGGACCGGGCCCGACAGCGCCCGGCCCGCCGGGCCCGACAGCGTGCGGGGAGCTTCCTCCACCAGCCCTGCCAGCGCCACTGCAACTACTGA
- the TP53INP2 gene encoding tumor protein p53-inducible nuclear protein 2 isoform X2 → MFQRLTSLFFSDSSLPEGLEEPKPFVSEEEEEDGWLVIDLGGGAARPGAQRRAGACGCSVRPCLVPPPAPAHARSPVPTLPGPCLMDESWFVTPPPCFTAEEPGPDGVGSSPMEDLLIEHPSMSVYVTSTLELDAEEPQDSAAGEVPEPRLERHTPHHTTSLSVKAAILEKVSQARRVQRAKQLAEKPWLSQKALQRQDRARQRPARRARQRAGSFLHQPCQRHCNY, encoded by the exons ATGTTCCAGCGTCTCACCAGTCTCTTCTTCAGTGACAGCAGCCTGCCTGAGGGCCTGGAGGAGCCCAAGCCCTTTGtctcggaggaggaggaggaggatggatgGCTTGTAATCGATCTTGGAG GCGGTGCCGCCCGCCCCGGTGCACAGCGGCGGGCCGGGGCCTGCGGGTGCTCGGTGAGGCCCTGCCTGGTGCCGCCACCCGCCCCGGCCCACGCCCgcagccccgtgcccacccTGCCCGGCCCCTGCTTGATGGACGAGAGTTGGTTTGTCACCCCTCCCCCATGTTTTACTGCAGAGGAGCCCGGCCCCGACGGTGTGGGCAGCAGCCCCATGGAGGACCTGCTCATCGAGCACCCCAGCATGTCTGTCTATGTCACCAGCACGCTCGAGCTGGACGCGGAGGAGCCGCAGGACTCCGCTGCTGG GGAGGTGCCAGAGCCCCGGCTGGAGCGGCACACACCGCACCACACCACGTCCCTGTCGGTGAAGGCTGCCATCCTGGAGAAGGTCAGCCAGGCACGGCGGGTGCAGCGGGCcaagcagctggcagaaaagCCATGGCTCAGCCAGAAGGCGCTGCAGCGGCAGGACCGGGCCCGACAGCGCCCGGCCCGCCGGGCCCGACAGCGTGCGGGGAGCTTCCTCCACCAGCCCTGCCAGCGCCACTGCAACTACTGA